One genomic segment of Erythrolamprus reginae isolate rEryReg1 chromosome 2, rEryReg1.hap1, whole genome shotgun sequence includes these proteins:
- the NMRK1 gene encoding nicotinamide riboside kinase 1 isoform X2 codes for MTVSLHEWQLWINLVGFQREGIEGCRGIMKTLVIGLGGVTNGGKTTLAGKLKKLFPNCTIISQDNFFKPESEVAKDDRGFLQYDVLDALYMETMVASIRSWMTKPEDSALPRPPSNTHDHQTGAKDIRVLIIEGFLLFNYKPLSDIWDKKYFLTIPYEECKRRRSNRIYNPPDPPGYFDGHVWPMYQKHRREMEENEASIGTTNILIVLSVYLDGTKPQEDLCSRIYNNIMQELEKK; via the exons ATGACCGTTTCGCTCCATGAGTGGCAATTGTGGATTAATCTCGTGGGTTTCCAACGGGAAGGAATAGAAG GTTGTAGAGGAATAATGAAAACATTGGTCATTGGACTTGGAGG TGTAACGAATGGAGGCAAAACAACTCTGGCAGGAAAGCTGAAGAAACTGTTTCCCAATTGTACTATAATTTCCCAAGACAACTTTTTTAAG CCTGAATCTGAAGTGGCCAAAGATGATCGTGGATTTCTGCAATATGATG TACTTGATGCCTTGTACATGGAGACAATGGTGGCAAGCATACGTTCTTGGATGACAAAACCAGAAGACTCTGCATTGCCAAGACCACCCAGTAATACACATGATCATCAGACAGGAGCAAAAGATATTCGGGTCTTAATTATTGAAGGTTTCCTTCTGTTTAACTACAA GCCCCTTAGCGATATATGggataaaaaatatttcttaacaATTCCCTACGAAGAGTGTAAAAGGCGAAGGAG CAACAGAATATACAATCCACCAGACCCACCTGGTTACTTTGATGGACATGTGTGGCCCATGTATCAGAAACACaggagagaaatggaagaaaatgaAGCAAGCATTGGTACAACTAACATTCTTATAGTTCTGTCAG TTTACTTAGATGGAACAAAACCACAGGAAGACCTCTGCTCAaggatatataataatataatgcagGAATTGGAAAAGAA GTGA
- the NMRK1 gene encoding nicotinamide riboside kinase 1 isoform X4, whose translation MTVSLHEWQLWINLVGFQREGIEGCRGIMKTLVIGLGGVTNGGKTTLAGKLKKLFPNCTIISQDNFFKPESEVAKDDRGFLQYDVLDALYMETMVASIRSWMTKPEDSALPRPPSNTHDHQTGAKDIRVLIIEGFLLFNYKPLSDIWDKKYFLTIPYEECKRRRSNRIYNPPDPPGYFDGHVWPMYQKHRREMEENEASIVYLDGTKPQEDLCSRIYNNIMQELEKK comes from the exons ATGACCGTTTCGCTCCATGAGTGGCAATTGTGGATTAATCTCGTGGGTTTCCAACGGGAAGGAATAGAAG GTTGTAGAGGAATAATGAAAACATTGGTCATTGGACTTGGAGG TGTAACGAATGGAGGCAAAACAACTCTGGCAGGAAAGCTGAAGAAACTGTTTCCCAATTGTACTATAATTTCCCAAGACAACTTTTTTAAG CCTGAATCTGAAGTGGCCAAAGATGATCGTGGATTTCTGCAATATGATG TACTTGATGCCTTGTACATGGAGACAATGGTGGCAAGCATACGTTCTTGGATGACAAAACCAGAAGACTCTGCATTGCCAAGACCACCCAGTAATACACATGATCATCAGACAGGAGCAAAAGATATTCGGGTCTTAATTATTGAAGGTTTCCTTCTGTTTAACTACAA GCCCCTTAGCGATATATGggataaaaaatatttcttaacaATTCCCTACGAAGAGTGTAAAAGGCGAAGGAG CAACAGAATATACAATCCACCAGACCCACCTGGTTACTTTGATGGACATGTGTGGCCCATGTATCAGAAACACaggagagaaatggaagaaaatgaAGCAAGCATTG TTTACTTAGATGGAACAAAACCACAGGAAGACCTCTGCTCAaggatatataataatataatgcagGAATTGGAAAAGAA GTGA
- the NMRK1 gene encoding nicotinamide riboside kinase 1 isoform X8 — protein MTVSLHEWQLWINLVGFQREGIEGCRGIMKTLVIGLGGVTNGGKTTLAGKLKKLFPNCTIISQDNFFKPESEVAKDDRGFLQYDVLDALYMETMVASIRSWMTKPEDSALPRPPSNTHDHQTGAKDIRVLIIEGFLLFNYNNRIYNPPDPPGYFDGHVWPMYQKHRREMEENEASIVYLDGTKPQEDLCSRIYNNIMQELEKK, from the exons ATGACCGTTTCGCTCCATGAGTGGCAATTGTGGATTAATCTCGTGGGTTTCCAACGGGAAGGAATAGAAG GTTGTAGAGGAATAATGAAAACATTGGTCATTGGACTTGGAGG TGTAACGAATGGAGGCAAAACAACTCTGGCAGGAAAGCTGAAGAAACTGTTTCCCAATTGTACTATAATTTCCCAAGACAACTTTTTTAAG CCTGAATCTGAAGTGGCCAAAGATGATCGTGGATTTCTGCAATATGATG TACTTGATGCCTTGTACATGGAGACAATGGTGGCAAGCATACGTTCTTGGATGACAAAACCAGAAGACTCTGCATTGCCAAGACCACCCAGTAATACACATGATCATCAGACAGGAGCAAAAGATATTCGGGTCTTAATTATTGAAGGTTTCCTTCTGTTTAACTACAA CAACAGAATATACAATCCACCAGACCCACCTGGTTACTTTGATGGACATGTGTGGCCCATGTATCAGAAACACaggagagaaatggaagaaaatgaAGCAAGCATTG TTTACTTAGATGGAACAAAACCACAGGAAGACCTCTGCTCAaggatatataataatataatgcagGAATTGGAAAAGAA GTGA
- the NMRK1 gene encoding nicotinamide riboside kinase 1 isoform X6, translating to MTVSLHEWQLWINLVGFQREGIEGCRGIMKTLVIGLGGVTNGGKTTLAGKLKKLFPNCTIISQDNFFKPESEVAKDDRGFLQYDVLDALYMETMVASIRSWMTKPEDSALPRPPSNTHDHQTGAKDIRVLIIEGFLLFNYNNRIYNPPDPPGYFDGHVWPMYQKHRREMEENEASIGTTNILIVLSVYLDGTKPQEDLCSRIYNNIMQELEKK from the exons ATGACCGTTTCGCTCCATGAGTGGCAATTGTGGATTAATCTCGTGGGTTTCCAACGGGAAGGAATAGAAG GTTGTAGAGGAATAATGAAAACATTGGTCATTGGACTTGGAGG TGTAACGAATGGAGGCAAAACAACTCTGGCAGGAAAGCTGAAGAAACTGTTTCCCAATTGTACTATAATTTCCCAAGACAACTTTTTTAAG CCTGAATCTGAAGTGGCCAAAGATGATCGTGGATTTCTGCAATATGATG TACTTGATGCCTTGTACATGGAGACAATGGTGGCAAGCATACGTTCTTGGATGACAAAACCAGAAGACTCTGCATTGCCAAGACCACCCAGTAATACACATGATCATCAGACAGGAGCAAAAGATATTCGGGTCTTAATTATTGAAGGTTTCCTTCTGTTTAACTACAA CAACAGAATATACAATCCACCAGACCCACCTGGTTACTTTGATGGACATGTGTGGCCCATGTATCAGAAACACaggagagaaatggaagaaaatgaAGCAAGCATTGGTACAACTAACATTCTTATAGTTCTGTCAG TTTACTTAGATGGAACAAAACCACAGGAAGACCTCTGCTCAaggatatataataatataatgcagGAATTGGAAAAGAA GTGA
- the NMRK1 gene encoding nicotinamide riboside kinase 1 isoform X1, protein MTVSLHEWQLWINLVGFQREGIEGCRGIMKTLVIGLGGVTNGGKTTLAGKLKKLFPNCTIISQDNFFKPESEVAKDDRGFLQYDVLDALYMETMVASIRSWMTKPEDSALPRPPSNTHDHQTGAKDIRVLIIEGFLLFNYKPLSDIWDKKYFLTIPYEECKRRRSNRIYNPPDPPGYFDGHVWPMYQKHRREMEENEASIGTTNILIVLSVYLDGTKPQEDLCSRIYNNIMQELEKNLPT, encoded by the exons ATGACCGTTTCGCTCCATGAGTGGCAATTGTGGATTAATCTCGTGGGTTTCCAACGGGAAGGAATAGAAG GTTGTAGAGGAATAATGAAAACATTGGTCATTGGACTTGGAGG TGTAACGAATGGAGGCAAAACAACTCTGGCAGGAAAGCTGAAGAAACTGTTTCCCAATTGTACTATAATTTCCCAAGACAACTTTTTTAAG CCTGAATCTGAAGTGGCCAAAGATGATCGTGGATTTCTGCAATATGATG TACTTGATGCCTTGTACATGGAGACAATGGTGGCAAGCATACGTTCTTGGATGACAAAACCAGAAGACTCTGCATTGCCAAGACCACCCAGTAATACACATGATCATCAGACAGGAGCAAAAGATATTCGGGTCTTAATTATTGAAGGTTTCCTTCTGTTTAACTACAA GCCCCTTAGCGATATATGggataaaaaatatttcttaacaATTCCCTACGAAGAGTGTAAAAGGCGAAGGAG CAACAGAATATACAATCCACCAGACCCACCTGGTTACTTTGATGGACATGTGTGGCCCATGTATCAGAAACACaggagagaaatggaagaaaatgaAGCAAGCATTGGTACAACTAACATTCTTATAGTTCTGTCAG TTTACTTAGATGGAACAAAACCACAGGAAGACCTCTGCTCAaggatatataataatataatgcagGAATTGGAAAAGAA ccttccaacctaa
- the NMRK1 gene encoding nicotinamide riboside kinase 1 isoform X7: protein MTVSLHEWQLWINLVGFQREGIEGCRGIMKTLVIGLGGVTNGGKTTLAGKLKKLFPNCTIISQDNFFKPESEVAKDDRGFLQYDVLDALYMETMVASIRSWMTKPEDSALPRPPSNTHDHQTGAKDIRVLIIEGFLLFNYNNRIYNPPDPPGYFDGHVWPMYQKHRREMEENEASIVYLDGTKPQEDLCSRIYNNIMQELEKNLPT from the exons ATGACCGTTTCGCTCCATGAGTGGCAATTGTGGATTAATCTCGTGGGTTTCCAACGGGAAGGAATAGAAG GTTGTAGAGGAATAATGAAAACATTGGTCATTGGACTTGGAGG TGTAACGAATGGAGGCAAAACAACTCTGGCAGGAAAGCTGAAGAAACTGTTTCCCAATTGTACTATAATTTCCCAAGACAACTTTTTTAAG CCTGAATCTGAAGTGGCCAAAGATGATCGTGGATTTCTGCAATATGATG TACTTGATGCCTTGTACATGGAGACAATGGTGGCAAGCATACGTTCTTGGATGACAAAACCAGAAGACTCTGCATTGCCAAGACCACCCAGTAATACACATGATCATCAGACAGGAGCAAAAGATATTCGGGTCTTAATTATTGAAGGTTTCCTTCTGTTTAACTACAA CAACAGAATATACAATCCACCAGACCCACCTGGTTACTTTGATGGACATGTGTGGCCCATGTATCAGAAACACaggagagaaatggaagaaaatgaAGCAAGCATTG TTTACTTAGATGGAACAAAACCACAGGAAGACCTCTGCTCAaggatatataataatataatgcagGAATTGGAAAAGAA ccttccaacctaa
- the NMRK1 gene encoding nicotinamide riboside kinase 1 isoform X5: MTVSLHEWQLWINLVGFQREGIEGCRGIMKTLVIGLGGVTNGGKTTLAGKLKKLFPNCTIISQDNFFKPESEVAKDDRGFLQYDVLDALYMETMVASIRSWMTKPEDSALPRPPSNTHDHQTGAKDIRVLIIEGFLLFNYNNRIYNPPDPPGYFDGHVWPMYQKHRREMEENEASIGTTNILIVLSVYLDGTKPQEDLCSRIYNNIMQELEKNLPT, encoded by the exons ATGACCGTTTCGCTCCATGAGTGGCAATTGTGGATTAATCTCGTGGGTTTCCAACGGGAAGGAATAGAAG GTTGTAGAGGAATAATGAAAACATTGGTCATTGGACTTGGAGG TGTAACGAATGGAGGCAAAACAACTCTGGCAGGAAAGCTGAAGAAACTGTTTCCCAATTGTACTATAATTTCCCAAGACAACTTTTTTAAG CCTGAATCTGAAGTGGCCAAAGATGATCGTGGATTTCTGCAATATGATG TACTTGATGCCTTGTACATGGAGACAATGGTGGCAAGCATACGTTCTTGGATGACAAAACCAGAAGACTCTGCATTGCCAAGACCACCCAGTAATACACATGATCATCAGACAGGAGCAAAAGATATTCGGGTCTTAATTATTGAAGGTTTCCTTCTGTTTAACTACAA CAACAGAATATACAATCCACCAGACCCACCTGGTTACTTTGATGGACATGTGTGGCCCATGTATCAGAAACACaggagagaaatggaagaaaatgaAGCAAGCATTGGTACAACTAACATTCTTATAGTTCTGTCAG TTTACTTAGATGGAACAAAACCACAGGAAGACCTCTGCTCAaggatatataataatataatgcagGAATTGGAAAAGAA ccttccaacctaa
- the NMRK1 gene encoding nicotinamide riboside kinase 1 isoform X3, whose translation MTVSLHEWQLWINLVGFQREGIEGCRGIMKTLVIGLGGVTNGGKTTLAGKLKKLFPNCTIISQDNFFKPESEVAKDDRGFLQYDVLDALYMETMVASIRSWMTKPEDSALPRPPSNTHDHQTGAKDIRVLIIEGFLLFNYKPLSDIWDKKYFLTIPYEECKRRRSNRIYNPPDPPGYFDGHVWPMYQKHRREMEENEASIGTTNILIVLSVYLDGTKPQEDLCSRIYNNIMQELEKK comes from the exons ATGACCGTTTCGCTCCATGAGTGGCAATTGTGGATTAATCTCGTGGGTTTCCAACGGGAAGGAATAGAAG GTTGTAGAGGAATAATGAAAACATTGGTCATTGGACTTGGAGG TGTAACGAATGGAGGCAAAACAACTCTGGCAGGAAAGCTGAAGAAACTGTTTCCCAATTGTACTATAATTTCCCAAGACAACTTTTTTAAG CCTGAATCTGAAGTGGCCAAAGATGATCGTGGATTTCTGCAATATGATG TACTTGATGCCTTGTACATGGAGACAATGGTGGCAAGCATACGTTCTTGGATGACAAAACCAGAAGACTCTGCATTGCCAAGACCACCCAGTAATACACATGATCATCAGACAGGAGCAAAAGATATTCGGGTCTTAATTATTGAAGGTTTCCTTCTGTTTAACTACAA GCCCCTTAGCGATATATGggataaaaaatatttcttaacaATTCCCTACGAAGAGTGTAAAAGGCGAAGGAG CAACAGAATATACAATCCACCAGACCCACCTGGTTACTTTGATGGACATGTGTGGCCCATGTATCAGAAACACaggagagaaatggaagaaaatgaAGCAAGCATTGGTACAACTAACATTCTTATAGTTCTGTCAG TTTACTTAGATGGAACAAAACCACAGGAAGACCTCTGCTCAaggatatataataatataatgcagGAATTGGAAAAGAAGTAA